A stretch of DNA from Acidovorax carolinensis:
TACGGCCAATCTCTACACCGTGGACCTGTTCTTTGGCGGTGCGGTTGGTTCGCCCAATACTCTGCAGCAAAGTGCCGTCGGCATCGGCATAGCGGCCGGCCAGATGATCATTTCCGGCGGCCCTACCTTCCAGAGCCAGTGCGGCTCCCAAGTCAATTGCGGCGTGTTTTCCAACGCACTGATCAACCCCGACAGCTTCGGGTTCTATTTCACAAACGGAGCCGGAAAAATCGCCTATTCCATCGACAGCATGAATGTGGGCGGGGCCACCGATTTTCTGGCGTACCAGGGCGGCACCTCGACCAACTGGATTTTTGCCTTTGAAGACGGCTCCGACAATGACTTCCAGGACATGGTGGTGAAGGTCGAGTCCATCCAGGTACCCGAGCCCGGCTCCCTGGCCTTGCTGGGCCTGGCCCTGGCGGGCGTGGCCGCCACTTCACGCCGCAAGTCACGCCGCGAGCAAAACCAGGCGTAAGGGTCTGGATCGTTCCAGCACCGTGATCGCACCAAGGGGGCTTCGGCCCCCTTTTTTCTTTTCAGTGTGAGGTGCGAGAAGGCTGGTCGGCGCTGGGGGATGCCGGCGCAGAAACCGCAGCGCTGTGCGCCATCTCCAGCTGCATCATCACCATGCTGACCAAGGTACTCACCGACGGCCGCCCTGTCTCAATGACGTAGTGCGCGGTTTCACGGTACAGGGGGTCGCGCACGGCGTACAGCTCGCGCAGCTTTTCCATGGGGTTGCCGCCCTGCAGCAGGGGGCGCGTCTTGTCGTGCTTGACGCGCTTGTAGATTTCCTCGGGCGATGCGCGCAAATACAGCACGTTGCCAAACTGGCGCAGCACTTCGCGGTTCTCGGCCCGCAGCACGGCGCCACCGCCGGTGGACAGCACCATGCCGCCGGGCTGCTGGGTCACTTCGGCCAGCACCTGCGCTTCCAGGTCGCGAAAGCGCGCTTCGCCTTGTGTCTCGAAGAAGCTGCGGATGGTGGTGCCGATCATCTTTTCCAGCCGGTGGTCCAGGTCGATGAAGGGCACGCCGGCCCGGTGGGCCAGCTGCCGGCCGACGGTGGATTTGCCCGAGCCGGGCATGCCGACCAGTGCGCAGCGAATCTGCATAAGTGATGTCCTGTTTTCTTGTCTGCCCAACTGCAGGCTGAGTGTAAGGCGGTGGTTTGGCGTGCCTGGTGCAGGGCCAAGAAAGCAGGGGCCGCTGTGGGAGCCGGACTACCCCGGTTGTCCCGTCTGGCTGATGGGCAAACGGGCGGTATGGCGGTAGCCTTGCGCGCATGACTGCCCCCCATGATGACAAGCCCGCGCAAGCGGTGGTGCGCCGCTTCCGTATGCTGCTGCCCGTGCGGCGGGCGGTGTGGCTGTGGGTTGATGCCGACGGCGCCCGCATGAGCGCGGCAATGTCGTTCTACGGCATCCTGAGCCTGGCGCCGCTGTTGGTGCTGCTGGTGGCTTTGCTGGGGTGGTGGCTGGACCGGGACAGCCTGCAGCAGGGCCTGATTGCACAGATCGGCACCATCGTGGGCGAGCAGGGGGCGGCGGTCATCCGCCAGACCCTCAGCAGCGCCCAGGAGCCCGCGCAGGGCCTGCTGGCCTCGTTGCTCGGTTTTGTTGTGCTGTTTTTCGGTGCGACCGGGGTGTTTGGCGAGCTGCAGTCGGCACTGCAGCGGCTGTGGACCCATGGGCACGATGAGGTGCCGCCCCTGCCGTGGTGGCACGGTGCATCGCTGCGACTGCGCGGGGTGGCCTATGTGCTGGCGTTCGGCTTTTTGCTGCTGGTGTCGCTGGTGGTCTCGACACTGCTGAACCTGTTTGCAGGCTGGGCAGGCAACTGGCTGCCGATGGCGCCGCTGCTGCGGGTGCTCAACGAAGCCACTGCGTTTGGGGTGTGCGCGGCGCTTTTTGTGGGCCTGATGCGCATGAGCGCAGGCCCCAAGCCCCGGTTGCGGTATTTGTGGTTGGGGGCCGTCATGGGCGCCTCGCTGTTCACGGCCGGGCGGCATGTGCTGGCGGTTTATCTGTCCACCGCGGCCGTGGTTTCTGCCTACGGGGCGGCGGGTTCGCTGGTGGTGCTGCTGATGTGGATCTATTTTTCGTCGGCGGTGCTGCTGTTTTCTGCCGGTTGTGCACGGGCCTACGAAGAGGCGCTGGTGTACACCGCGCGGTAATAAGAAATTGCTGAAGGCTCTTACCCCCGCTTACATGGGTGGCCGCCGTTTCAGACAGCGCAGTGTGTAACTTCAAGGCCGGCCCGCGACCCTTGTCGCAGGCGCTGTTTTCGATCTGTTGAGAAAGGCAAAAAAATGCAAACAAATCCCTCCGCTGCACCCAGTGCCCCCATTGCTGCAACCGCCGTAGGCGTGCCCCTGAAATGGCTGTGGGCGGCCATTGCCGCGCTGGGCCTGTGCGTGCTGGCACTGGGCGCCACGCTGGTGGCGCAGCAGCGCCCGGGTGCGGTGGCCGAACGCGAGGCCCTGGCGTCGCCTGCGCCGCGCACGCCAGAGTCCGAAATCATTGACGAAAAAAGGCCTGTAGCGCTTAACCAGCGTGCACAAGCAGCTCCTGAATATGGAGCAAACCCGTTGCCTGCCGCAGCGCCGGTGCAACGGGCTGCGGCCCGCGCCTCCCCGCAGGCGCCACAGCCGGCGCGGTATGACGAAGCACCCCGTCGCCAGGATGCGCGCCGGGAAATGGCCCGGGCCCCAGTGTGTGCGGTTTGCGGACGCATTGAATCGGTGCAGGCAGTGCAGCACGCAGCCCCCGCCACGGGCGTGGGCGCAGTCGCCGGCGGCGTGCTGGGCGCGGTGGTGGGCAACCAGGTGGGCAAGGGCTCGGGCCGCACGGCCGCCACGGTGCTGGGCGCCGTGGGTGGCGGTTACGTGGGTCATACGGTGGAACAGCGCACCCGCACCCAGACGGTGTACGAGGTGCGCGTGCGCATGGACGATGGCTCGGTGCGCCGCTTCACGCGCGCGCAACCCGTGCCCGAGGGCGCGCCCGTGCGCGTGGAAGGCAAGGGGTTTCAGCTGGTCTGATGGCGGATGGCGTGCGTTGCGCGCTTGCGGCCCCCACGCACGGCCTTTTTGCATGGATCAAGCATTGAAATGCCGCGGGCGCTTATCCATCAAGCGCTAGCAGCTATTAAAACAGTAGTGTTTTTGGCGCCACCGTGGGCAGCCCGCACCCGTCAGTCGACGATGATCTTCTGCTCCTTGATCAGCGTGGACAGCAGCTTGCCTTCATTGGCCAGCAGGGTCTTGAACTCGGCGGTTTCCAGCGGTACCGGCTCTGCGCCCAGGTCGGCATAACGCGACTTGGTGGCGGGCAGTGCCAGGGCCTTGGCCAGTTCACGGTTCATGCGGGCAACGATTTCGGGGGGCGTGCCCTTGGGCGCCCACATGCCAAACCAGATGTCGAGGTTGGCGTCCTTGAAGCCCTGCTCGCCCACGGTGGGCACGTCGGGGAAGAAGGGCGAGCGCTTGGCGCTGACCACGCCCAGCAGCTTGACCTTGCCGGTGCGGATGTGCGGGAACGCAATGCCGGGGTCGCAGACAAAGTCGGTCTGCCCGGCCATCACGTCCTGCAGCGCGGGCGCCGCGCCGCGGTAGGGGATGTGCGTGATGAAGGTGCCGGTGGAGAGCTTGAACAGTTCGCAGGCCAGGTGCGGGGGCGTGCCGGCACCGGCCGAGGCATAGGACAGCTTGCCGGGCCGGGCCTTGGCCAGGTCCACCAGCTCGCGGGCGTCCTTGGCTTCGAGTTGCGGCTTGCCCACCAGGTACATCTGCGTCTTACCCACGCCACCCACCGGTGCCAGGTCGCGCGAGGGCAGGATGGTGGACTTGAACAGCGAGGGGTTGGCGGTTTCCACCGAGGTGGGGGCGATCAGGAAGGTGTAGCCGTCAGGCGCCGCGCGGATCACTTCGGCGGCGGCGATGTTGCCGCTGGCGCCGGGCTTGTTGTCGATGACCACCGCCTGCCCCAGCGATTCGGACAGCGACTGCGACAGGATGCGCGCCATCACGTCGGTGCTGCCACCGGGCGCAAAGCCCACGACCACGCGCACGGGTTTGCCCGGCCAGCCAGCCGGTGTCTGGGCCTGCACGGCGCCCAAGGTGCCGAGTGCGCACAGTGCCAGCGCGGCCCGGGCAAGGTGGCGGCGGGTGAAGGGGTTGGGTTGAAATGCCATTTTTTGTCTCCGTTGTTGTGATGGGATGGCGTTTTTCGCGTCAGGTGGCTTCGTCGCGCAGCATGTCGCGCAGCTTGAATTTCTGGATCTTTCCGGAGGGTGTGGACGGCATCGCGTCGCGCACGATCAGGCGCTCGGGGATGTACTGCAGGGCGATCTTCTGGTCTTTCAGAAACTGCACCAGGCCTGGCAGGTCGATGGTTTGCCCGGGCTTGGGCACCACCACGGCGCAGGCCCGCTCGCCCAGGCGCTCGTCGGGATAGGCCACGATGGCGGCCATGGCGATGGCCGGGTGGCGATACAGCAGCGATTCGACCTCGACCACCGGAATGTTCTCGCCGCCGCGGATGATCACGTCCTTGCTGCGGCCGGTGATGCGCAGGTAGCCGCGTTCGTCGATGCGGGCCAGGTCACCGGTGTCGAACCAGTCGTCGGCGTCGGTGGCGTTCAGGTGGGCACGGTGCAGGTAGCCGCCAAAGTTGGAGCATGAGCGCAGCAGCAGCTTGCCGGGTTCGCCAGGCGGAAGATCCTTGCCGTCCACATCGACCACCTTGATTTCCACGCCGGGCAGCGGGCAGCCGTCGGTGTTGAACGAGCGTTCGTCGTCGTCTTCCAGCCGGGTGAGCGTGACCGCGCCGTTTTCGGTCATGCCCCAGGCCGAGACGATCTTGGCGCCCAGCGCCTTGCGGGCCTGTTCCACCAGCGGGCCCGGGATGGGAGCGCCGGCGCACAGGAAGGTGCGCAGGCTGGGCACGGCCACGCCGGTTTCGGTGACGGTGCGGGCCAGGTCGGTGAGGAATGGCGTGGAGGCCATGGTGAAGCTGGCCTTTTCCGCATTGATCAGCGCGATGGCCTTGTTGGGCTCCCACACATCCTGCAGCACCGCGCTGGCCTGCAGCAGGATGGGCATGATGAGCCCGTACATGAAGCCGGTCTG
This window harbors:
- a CDS encoding PEP-CTERM sorting domain-containing protein produces the protein MKFKTVAAIVAGMFISAAVHAVPIVNTNLRPVVLGGTPAGEQSLQTVLNSVFGTGAVSAANDQSAAGLWGSATGSATTIPTLIIEQTGGAASQKFGMWFGTDTANLYTVDLFFGGAVGSPNTLQQSAVGIGIAAGQMIISGGPTFQSQCGSQVNCGVFSNALINPDSFGFYFTNGAGKIAYSIDSMNVGGATDFLAYQGGTSTNWIFAFEDGSDNDFQDMVVKVESIQVPEPGSLALLGLALAGVAATSRRKSRREQNQA
- a CDS encoding shikimate kinase, whose protein sequence is MQIRCALVGMPGSGKSTVGRQLAHRAGVPFIDLDHRLEKMIGTTIRSFFETQGEARFRDLEAQVLAEVTQQPGGMVLSTGGGAVLRAENREVLRQFGNVLYLRASPEEIYKRVKHDKTRPLLQGGNPMEKLRELYAVRDPLYRETAHYVIETGRPSVSTLVSMVMMQLEMAHSAAVSAPASPSADQPSRTSH
- a CDS encoding YihY/virulence factor BrkB family protein, producing the protein MTAPHDDKPAQAVVRRFRMLLPVRRAVWLWVDADGARMSAAMSFYGILSLAPLLVLLVALLGWWLDRDSLQQGLIAQIGTIVGEQGAAVIRQTLSSAQEPAQGLLASLLGFVVLFFGATGVFGELQSALQRLWTHGHDEVPPLPWWHGASLRLRGVAYVLAFGFLLLVSLVVSTLLNLFAGWAGNWLPMAPLLRVLNEATAFGVCAALFVGLMRMSAGPKPRLRYLWLGAVMGASLFTAGRHVLAVYLSTAAVVSAYGAAGSLVVLLMWIYFSSAVLLFSAGCARAYEEALVYTAR
- a CDS encoding glycine zipper 2TM domain-containing protein, whose product is MQTNPSAAPSAPIAATAVGVPLKWLWAAIAALGLCVLALGATLVAQQRPGAVAEREALASPAPRTPESEIIDEKRPVALNQRAQAAPEYGANPLPAAAPVQRAAARASPQAPQPARYDEAPRRQDARREMARAPVCAVCGRIESVQAVQHAAPATGVGAVAGGVLGAVVGNQVGKGSGRTAATVLGAVGGGYVGHTVEQRTRTQTVYEVRVRMDDGSVRRFTRAQPVPEGAPVRVEGKGFQLV
- a CDS encoding Bug family tripartite tricarboxylate transporter substrate binding protein — translated: MAFQPNPFTRRHLARAALALCALGTLGAVQAQTPAGWPGKPVRVVVGFAPGGSTDVMARILSQSLSESLGQAVVIDNKPGASGNIAAAEVIRAAPDGYTFLIAPTSVETANPSLFKSTILPSRDLAPVGGVGKTQMYLVGKPQLEAKDARELVDLAKARPGKLSYASAGAGTPPHLACELFKLSTGTFITHIPYRGAAPALQDVMAGQTDFVCDPGIAFPHIRTGKVKLLGVVSAKRSPFFPDVPTVGEQGFKDANLDIWFGMWAPKGTPPEIVARMNRELAKALALPATKSRYADLGAEPVPLETAEFKTLLANEGKLLSTLIKEQKIIVD
- the aliA gene encoding cyclohexanecarboxylate-CoA ligase, which gives rise to MEFDAVLLPPRRARRVAQGHWRDRTINDALDACVAACPDKLALTALQVETGATTRFTYRELARMADRMAVGLARLGVGRGDIVACQLPNWWQFTLTYLACSRIGAVMNPLMHIFRERELSFMLQHGEAKVVIAPKAFRGFDFEQMITALQPSLPHLQHAVVVGGSGANSFDALLSGPEWEKQPDAQAILTAHRPGPDDITQLIYTSGTTGEPKGVMHSANTVMANIVPYAERLHLGADDVVLMASPMAHQTGFMYGLIMPILLQASAVLQDVWEPNKAIALINAEKASFTMASTPFLTDLARTVTETGVAVPSLRTFLCAGAPIPGPLVEQARKALGAKIVSAWGMTENGAVTLTRLEDDDERSFNTDGCPLPGVEIKVVDVDGKDLPPGEPGKLLLRSCSNFGGYLHRAHLNATDADDWFDTGDLARIDERGYLRITGRSKDVIIRGGENIPVVEVESLLYRHPAIAMAAIVAYPDERLGERACAVVVPKPGQTIDLPGLVQFLKDQKIALQYIPERLIVRDAMPSTPSGKIQKFKLRDMLRDEAT